In one Tachysurus fulvidraco isolate hzauxx_2018 chromosome 16, HZAU_PFXX_2.0, whole genome shotgun sequence genomic region, the following are encoded:
- the LOC113647947 gene encoding uncharacterized protein LOC113647947, which translates to MKLFTAEEALQMLLDSEEEFTVSSDEEQDSDEEHLYFEERLDPAEDIISEENVAASLLSSPAPAATLSPPFDARTGARSNENNKENVASTSSDTRTRARSNATDIHPVNVSASPLPATNTRRRSLSVLKATETNVFNTDSDNAPVAKRLKTNIQASSRQSVLSWKTETDIDVVPHTLSFFPAREPGPQLSPADAHTPLSLFKMFFHENAVSTLSHNTNAQAGQGNSKGLQVQMERCQHH; encoded by the exons ATGAAACTCTTTACAGCTGAGGAAGCTCTACAGATGCTCCTGGACAGCGAGGAAGAGTTCACCGTTTCCTCAGATGAAGAGCAGGACTCCGACGAAGAACATTTGTATTTTGAAGAGCGACTTGATCCAGCTGAGGATATAATTTCTGAAGA GAATGTGGCTGCATCACTCTTGTCTTCACCTGCACCGGCTGCAACACTTTCACCTCCATTTGATGCTCGCACGGGGGCACGCAGCAACGAGAACAATAAAGA GAATGTGGCTTCAACTTCGTCTGACACTCGCACGAGGGCACGCAGCAACGCGACCGACATTCATCCTGT gaatgtgtCTGCATCACCTTTACCTGCTACTAACACACGCCGTAGGTCTCTTTCAGTTCTCAAAGCAACTGAGACTAATGT atttaacactgaCAGTGATAATGCACCTGTTGCAAAGAGACTCAAGACCAACATCCAGGCAAGCAGCAGGCAGTCCGTTCTGTCATGGAAAACAGAGACTGATATTGATGTGGTTCCACACACTTTGAGTTTCTTTCCTGCACGGGAACCTGGACCACAGCTGAGTCctgcagatgcacacacacccctgagtctcttcaaaatgtttttccatGAGAATGCAGTATCAACTCTAAGTCATAACACCAACGCTCAGGCTGGCCAGGGCAACAGCAAAGGGTTGCAAGTACAAATGGAAAGATGTCAGCACCACTGA